The following nucleotide sequence is from Triticum dicoccoides isolate Atlit2015 ecotype Zavitan chromosome 7B, WEW_v2.0, whole genome shotgun sequence.
ATAAAACATTGTTGGATAGGTTTCCTCATGTCCCTGGAATATACAATCAAGAGCAGATAGATGGATGGAAAAAGGTGGTGGATGCTGTTCATGCCAAGGGAGGCATCTTTTTCTGCCAATTATGGCACGTAGGCAGAGCTTCTCACCAAGGTGTGTATTTATGTGTGTAATGGTAACACAGTTTCTTTGAAATCCGCAACAGGTTTACTAAACGCAATCGCCCTAGATTATCAGTTGCCCTTGAAGATATATCTTTGCATCCACTTTTATTTTTTCTGAGACTCCGGGACGTGATTGATTTATAGTTTTATCTATCTGGATTACAACATATTGAAATCGTCAAAACATAGAAGACCACAAACGTCATAACTCTTGTGTTCTTGAAAAATTCATGACTTTGACTTTATGTTGGAAATCTGAACTGCTATTCTGTCATCAGATTTGAGCATGAACAGCATGTAAACGTACCATCTGTTCTCCAATTTTGACTAATGTTCTTTCATCCACCAGTATACCAGCCAGACGGCGCTGCTCCAATATCCTCAACTGGTAAGCCGATATCAGCAAGGTGGAAGATATTGTTGCCTGATGGTTCATATGGAACGTATCCCACGCCAAGGCGCCTTGCGACATCGGAAATACCGGACATAGTTGAGCAATATCGCCAAGCCGCCATAAACGCCATCAAAGCAGGTAAACGGCATGCTTAAATTCACAAACCTTTGCATCCAACCATATAAACCTAAACGAGCGGAAACGACCCCTGTAAGTTGTAAGCTGATATGGAGATGAACTGCATCCCCAGGCTTCGATGGCATTGAGATCCACGGCGCTCATGGCTACATCATCGATCAGTTTCTCAAGGACGGCATAAACGACCGCACCGATGAGTACGGCGGATCGCTCACCAACCGTTGCAAGTTTCTACTCGAGGTGACCCGAGCCGTGGTATCTGCCATCGGAGCAGAACGAACTGCGGTGAGGGTGTCACCGGCCATTGACCACCTTGACGCTTACGACTCGAACCCGATGCAGCTCGGCATGGCCGTCGTTGAGCGGGTCAACGCCCTCCAGCAGGAAGCCGGGCAGCTCGCCTACCTCCACGTGACGCAGCCGAGGTACGCGGCCTACGGGCAGACGGAGTCAGGCCCGCACGGCAGCGCCGAGGAAGAGAGCCGCCTGATGCGCACCTTGCGGGGTGCATACCAGGGCACGTTCATGTGCAGCGGCGGCTACACGCGGGAGCTCGGGCTGGAGGCGGTGGAGAGCGGCGACGCCGACCTGGTGTCGTTCGGGCGGCTGTTCATTTCCAACCCGGACCTGGTCGAGCGGCTCAGGCTCAACGCCGGCCTCAACAAGTACGTGAGGAAGACGTTCTACACCCCTGACCCCGTCGTGGGCTACACCGACTACCCGTTCCTCGGCAAGCCTAAATCGCGCATGTAGTGTGTACAAGGTTAGTGATCGGAGTTGGGATTTACTGTGAAGTGTATTTGGAGAAATAAGGTCATATACGCGCATGTAGTGTACACGAGTTAGCGATCTGAGATGGGTTTGTGAAATGTATTTGGAGGAAATAAAGTAATATACGTGACTGTAATTTATTTCACCAATGCCTCTGCGCTCCGCCAACTCCATGAGCAGAGTTTTATTTCGGTTCTTTCTCCCccattttctatttgtttttttcCATGTACTATCTTTTACTTGTATATACATGTTTTTTTATAATATGGATTGATCTTTTTTCAAAAGAATATTTTTAAACGCGCGTTGACCATTTTTTTGAAAAGGTGACAAACATTTCATACTCACAATACCTTTTTGAATTTCGTAACATGATGGTTTCTACTTCAAAAATGGCTGACAACGATTTTTATAATTTTTGAAATAAAAATATAACCCCCCTTTTTCAGCAATACATTTATAATTTGTTAGTCAAAATAAGAAACCATTGAAATAAATGGACCGCAGGTGCAATGACGCCACTTTGGCCGTTTGCTATCGTACTGATGGTTGGGACGTGTTATTGCGCCCCGCATAAGATGAATTTGCGCCTTAGCCAACTATCTCACAAAACGAGCCCGATTCCCCCGGCGTGCCTCCATctcacaaaaaaagaaaagaaaatctttCTCACCTCAACCAACTAGGAGATGACATGTGGGACCTTACATCCATCTAAAAAAAAGACTCACTTCCATTTTAAAAGAACAAACCAAAACTTTTCTCAGATAAAAAAGTTCCACCACAGCCAACCAGCAGGTCCTTATGCGCTCGTTTCCATTTCAAAGAAAAAAACTACACTTTTATTTCTTATGTAGAATTATAAATGGTAAATGTTTGAGGCCGGCGGACCGGCCGAAGCTTGGGCCGGTCACGCGCGGCACTCTTGCCACTCCTGATAGCTTTCCACGTGGTCCCACGCGTCGTGGTGGcatccttcctatcctcatttcacTAACTAGCCTTATCTTCTCTAGACAAGACCAAAGCCAGCCGGAGAAATCCTCATCCCCttgcctcgctctctccctctcctcgaCTCCCTTCTACCGCCGGCGGGCACCGCCCCCATTAATCCCGTCAAAACCACAATCCACCGACGCTCTCTCTGCTACCGCCTCCTGTGACACACTGGGAGACATGGGGGAGCTGCAAAGGATCTGTGATGCTGCGGCGGTGGATGCTTTTTGTGCGGCGGTGAGCTGGGGTTGCGTCTGCTTGACGCGCTCGCCGCGGTCTGCACCCGACATCTGTGATGCTGCAACCAGCCGTGGCCGGAGCTGGAACCGGCCTCATCGGAAGCTGCTATCTGCAGTGCGCCGTGGTCGGACATAGACCAGTGCGACCGCGATGGTGGGATGATGGAATCACGGCCAGGCGGAGCTGCAACCGTGGCCCAGAAAAGCTGGGACCGCGCCGGATGCTGGCGAGTGCTACAACCATGGCATCCAGATGCTGGAACCCGCACAAATTTCTGCTTCCATAGGCGTGTTCATTTTCTTTTTGCTGAAACTAGCACCCTTTTTGTCTTTTTTGCTACCACCGTTAtgtattttgctgaaaacagcgtcaattttTACTACCACCGGCTTTTGATTTGCTGGAACCaaccattaactttgcatcttttgctaTCACTGATGTTTTAGTTTGTTGAAGCACAACGGATGCCACAACCGTTGATGCATGAGCTGCAACCGTGCCtggtttttgctggaaccggcgacCGCGGCGAGCTGCAGGGTGACCATGGTGAGTTGCATGGTCACCATGACAAGTTTGTGCGTAGGGGTGGGGTGCTGCAACCACAACTAGGTTTGCTGGAACCGACAAAttattttgctggaaccagcaccAAAAAAAGCTCCCACCGCCGTTTGTTCTTTCTAGACCATCgatttttttgctacaaccatgttTTTTTGTTGGAACCAGAACCAAAAAATGCTTCCACCAGAGTTAGTTCTTCGCTGGACGGGCGACTTTTTGCTACAAACTTACCTTTAATTTCCTGGAACCaatattttcaattgattcaacggGGGCGGCAACACAAAGCAGCTTTTTCGATAATTTTTTTTGTTTGCAAGCGTCGACGGCGAGCGTTGCTGCCGAGCACGGCGGCGACTGTCGACGGTGAGGGCAAACGGGGCAGGGTGGCCGCACGCTGCGCGACGGGGTGGCGGGGGGCGGCCGCCATAACCTGCGGTGGTGGTTTCTTTAGATCTGAAAACATGTCGGGGTGAGAAGCGCTGAGGAAGGGCGCTATCCAACGGCCATGTGGGGGCGCATCTAACGGCAGGGGTTGGACCGGCCCAAATTTTAGGCCGGCGCATCGGCACAGAGTGCTGCCCATTATAGAAGACATTTGAAAAATATATACGAAGATGAGAGAGCATGCTTAAGATTACATGAACCAAACAAATACATACGTGCCTTCGTTGATTGCATCTCCCTGACTTTGCAAGGGAAGTCGGGTAGAGCTACAGCTCCCTGACTTTGCTTCGCCACAGCCACACTATTAGCAAGGCAGCACAGTGTTTAACTTCACTAATTACCAACACTAATTATCTACAGTACATCATATACAGTGCCAGCGCCACCTCTCTGACTTGCCTTCTTCCTTCTACACGTCAGAGGAGCCGGCTCCCATTCTATGCCCAGTGTTAGAGCAACTTTAGTAGACCCCGCATCCTGccggcccgcaaaacgcgtttgcagttcgtGTAAAACCGTTTTTGCGGGCCGGCGCGGACGGCCACAGACGCAGACCCCTCAAACGGATCCGCATAAAGTATATTCTAaaatatgcttttttacgggtcggcttctgCGGGTTCTGCTCGGTCACCACCGCGGCGACCCGGAAGAAAACACTCAATTCTCGCATTTGACATAAGTTTTCacaaataagttcaaattcaaacaacaTAACACAGTTTTAGGCGCAAATTAAAAGCCAAGTTCAATAGGAGAAACGCAAAAGagggccttcttctcggccaactctttcttgatctccaatgacttcaacaacatcaactcgtttgattgcaccatggcatcaatcttctccctcaagctcgatgcttcttgctctctcttcatcttctccttagttttcttgtcgccatcgggcttgttcaaatttcttgggccatcatcatcctcatcttcttccATGTTTATAAGCGAGCCTCTCTTCTCGCACTTTTGGAGCAAgtcccaacaatgctctagtttgAACAAATTGCCTTCCGAAGCTTCCATGTCTTTGTATCTATGTTGGGCAATCTTGTCCTACACAATGTGAAGAACAAAGTGATCTAATCAATTCTTATGATGCAAATATGATTGTGCACAACTTGAACAAAGTCAAAACAAACTCACATAGTCGGATTCCACGGtaccacttggaggtgcattgcgtacttgctccaagcaagcAGCCCAACGACTGCACATAGGCTTGATGTTCTCCCAACGGCCTTGAAGCGACCGAAATGTGCGAGGAGTCCTACTGGGATACTTTGCCATGATGCGGAAGTACTGatcttcgatcctttgccaatatctCTTGGCGGTTTGAGAAGTACCCGTGCATGAATCAAGAGACACCGCAGTCCATGCTTGGATCAAAGcttgatcttccaagatcgtgtagttcttcgatctttGGCCTTTCCCAGATTTTGATTGTGATTGCTCAAACGTTTCCGCTTTGATCTCGGCCAATTCGTCCTCACAACCATGATCATCCATGCCACCCTCTGTTTCATTGTACTCGAATGCGAACGGTAATGTCAACGGCATTGGTGTCCAACAAGGTCACGAACTCGGCAGTTCCATTGTTTGAACCACGGCTATATTGAACGATAACAAGTGACGAGCTAGCCACAAATGGCGAAAACAAAAGGAAAGCACGATGACCGAAGACgcataccttccggccatttcgtcgaacacctcgctTGCTGGGGGACCAGCGCCGTTGGACGGCATCGGCGGGGCACTTCTTGCCGGGATGGAGTTCGAGGATGAAGGAGGCGCCTTGTTTGCAGCCGGATTCCTCTTCCTCTTTCCGGCCGCGGCCTTGGTCACCTTCTCCGCCGCCGGCCGACATCGCGTAGCAACGTTGGCGCTGGGAGTGCGAGCCTTGGCGGCGGGGGCTGCCGGATTCCCGCCCTGCACGACcacgttgccctgccgcttgcgggcAGGGCGGCGCTAGCTTGAGCGATGGTGGGGCCAACATGGCCAGCGATGAGATCCGCCCGAGGGGAAGGGGCATGTNNNNNNNNNNNNNNNNNNNNNNNNNNNNNNNNNNNNNNNNNNNNNNNNNNNNNNNNNNNNNNNNNNNNNNNNNNNNNNNNNNNNNNNNNNNNNNNNNNNNNNNNNNNNNNNNNNNNNNNNNNNNNNNNNNNNNNNNNNNNNNNNNNNNNNNNNNNNNNNNNNNNNNNNNNNNNNNNNNNNNNNNNNNNNNNNNNNNNNNNNNNNNNNNNNNNNNNNNNNNNNNNNNNNNNNNNNNNNNNNNNNNNCATGGCGGCGAAGGACGGCCGCGGAGGATGCACCGGAGCGTGCGGCGGCgggggcaatggtggcggagggtgGGGGAGCGGAAAAGGGCGcgcggaaatgtccctcccgccaaatctaGCTGCGgatgggggctgcgctcgggtcggCCTCCCAGCCCGTGAATCTATAGGTTGGGGGAGAAGTTTTTCTGCGCCTCGCAAAAACACttgcgggccggggcgggatgAGGGGTCTGGTCGGGCAGGTTTTCCCGCCCCGACCCACactttggcggttattttgcgggtcgggacgggatgcggggtctgatAGTGTTGCTCTTACCAGCCTAGAAGACATGCATGTTGTCAAGTCAAGAAAACATGCCTACATCTATATGCAAATGTAGCCAAAGAGGAAACATCACAACCATCTAAAGCTTTTTTCACATTACTCAACCCCTGGCTGCCACTTGGCATAGCTTACAACCCACCATTTCTTTCTCCCTCAACGGTATCTCCAATGCGGACCTTCAAACCGCCCGCATTTGTCCTTACTGAGCGGTCCGGACATATTTTACCATCCAACGCGATACCCCATCCACCCGTGGACCGGCCAGGACGTTCGTTTTCCCGCAAACCGGAAGCAACCGCTGGGGTGGGGCTCTGCAGGAGTCCGGAGCGCTTCCACGTAACCGTCGACACCTAGGTCCACCCAAAACCATCTCCCGCGCTActaatacgttcattttgcatcatgtttttctactgtGATTTGTAATGTTTTTGATCAATATAATAGTTTGTAgaccaattctaatgcctttttctctcttaatttgcaagatttacatgaagatggAGATTGCCAGCAAcagaattctggacctaaaaaagctatgtcggagatacctattctgcacaactccaaataagctgaaatttCATGAAGAATTAGTTTcgcataaataaaaaatactggagaaaataAATACCAGAGGAGGCCACCTaggtgcccacgaggcaccagggcgtgCCCACCCGCTTGGACGCGCcatggtggcttgtggggcccctggctAGCCTCTGAGgctcatcttctcctatatgaggccaTTTTCCCtaggaaaaaaataaggagaggaactTCGAGACGGAgtgtcgccgtctcgaggcggaacttgggcaggagcacttgtgCTCTCTAGCGGGGcgatttgatgacccacaagtgtaggggatctatcatagtcctttcgataagtaagagtgtcgaacccaacgaggagcggaaggaaatgacaagtggttttcagtaaggtattctttgcaagcactgaaattatcggtaacagatagttttgtgataaggtaatttgtaacgggtaacaagcaatgaaagtaaacaaggagcagcaaggtggcccaatcctttttgtagcaaaggacaagcctggacaagttcttatatagagaaaagcgctcccgaggacacgtgggaattattgtcaagctagttttcatcacgctcatatgattcacgttcgttactttgataatttgatatgtgggtggaccggtgcttgggtgctgccctttgttggacaagaagcccacttatgattaacccctaatgcaagaatccgcaactacaaaataagtattaaggtaaacctaaccatagcatgaaacatatggatccaaatcagccccttacgaagcaacgaataaactagggtttaagcttctgtcactttagcaacccatcatctacttattactttccaatgccttcctctaggcccaaataatggtgaagtgtcatgtagtcgatgttcacataacaccactagaggagagacaacatacatctcatcaaaatattgaacgaataccaaattcacatgactacttatagcaagacttcacccatgtcctcaggaacaaacgtaactactcagaaagcatattcatgttcataatcagaggagtataaatatgcattaaggatctgaacaaatgatcttccaccgaataaaccaactagcatcaactacaaggagtaatcaacactactagcaacccacaggtaccaatctgaggttttagtacaaagattggatacaacagatgaactaaggtttgagaggagatggtgctggtgaagatgttgatggagattgaccccctcccgatgagaggatcgatggtgatgatttgcccctcccggagggaagtttccccggcaaaacagctccgccagagccctagattggttcagccaaggtttcgcctcgtggtggcggagtttcatcccgaaagcttgcttatgattttttcgagggtaaaagacttcatatagcagaagatggccaccggagggctaccaggggggcccacaaggtaggggcgcacccaggggggtagggcgcgcccccacccttgtggccagggtgtgggcccctctggtatttcttcccctcagtattttttattaaatccaaaaatgactttcgtggagtttcatgacttttggagctgtgcagatgtaacaccccggatgtaactttccataactaaaactccaacacttgccatttctggctatgtgatatattattttctccgtggttgggtttttgtcttctgttttgcattttgttcatgtcatgcatctcatctcatggcatcatgcgcattgcatctgcatgttttcataaagcttgcatccgtttGTAGTTACCGCATTCCCCCTTGCCTTCTTGACCGATCCGAGTCCAACCGGGTTTTCGATTTCCTCTTATCTGACCGTTTGACTCTCTCTACACTTTACTCAGACCCCTCACGCGCGTCCAAAAGTTGTCCCCAACCTGACCCGCTCTATTGTTACCAATGAGTctagatcatcccctaacatctataaaacatctccgttttcttatttgggctacctaacctatttattctcgaccgcccgattacgattGGACGGACTAAACCCACTCTTTTTGTCCTATATATAGACCAACCCCACCCAAATCAGaccaaaccctattttctaggATCCTCCCCTGTCCAATCCCCGCCACCACACTCCACCTTgtcatctcccacctcgggatccgtcTCGATCCCGCAGCCAATCCACATCCTCTCCTTGATTTCAGACATCGGCCAATCTCCATCGATCCCCTCCACAACCACCGAAGCCCGCAGCAGCTTCTCCTACTCCACCGTAGCCAGCCACCTCCCGCAGCAGCTCTAGCCCCGCCTCATCACCATCCAGAGCCACCTCGTCCCTGCACCCCCAAGCTCCCTCACATGGCGGCCTCGCGCCACCAGAGTCAAGCCGCCGGCAAGCTTCACTGGAGATGAGCATCGACgcccccttcttctccttcctatGCTCCTCCCGTTTCCCCTCTCTGAACCCTTTGTTTTCTGCCCATCTGCTGCAGGAGCAGCTACGCCCTGGCTAGGAGCACGCCAGGCGCCATGGCCGCCGAAGGAACTCCGTCGCCTCGCCGAATCCTCGCCTCCACCTCTCCCTTGCATTGCCAGGTCGCCCTTCTCGCGCCCCTGCCCTCCTCCCTCTAGTTCTCTTCCTCGTCTCTCATGCCTCTCCCTCTCTGTTCCAGGAGGCAACCAGGAGCCGCCATGGTTGCCTGCAACTCCCTCGCCGTCGTTTGCACCAGGCCAAGCTGGGAGACAGACAAATCCGTCCTCCCGCGCCCATCACCGTCGTTCCCGCGTGGAACCCGCTACCAAGGCCCGTCGCCGTCCGCTGCAACGCGCGTTGGCGACCTCTGCTTCCCCTGCAACTAGCAGTAGCCACTGCATTGTCTCCCGCCTGCGCCCGTTGACCGCTTGAACCTTCCACGTGGGCCCCGCGTCGGTAGCCAGCTGCAAGGCCCAGCCTGCTTCCCCTCCGGATTCGGCCTGCTCCAGATCTGCccaagccgccgccaccgacctGGGCGTCAACCCATGGTGAGTGCCCCAGCAGCCTGCAGATTTGGCccgttgaaaggatcgagatggacctagagggggggcggtgaataggtacaattacaaattttaattattactaagcaattttaggcaataatgcgaaaaatgaaagtgagcctaacaattgcaagtatgatacTAATGAGCTAAGCAAGATAATCAAGTGGCACAAATATATGAGTAAGTAAGCACAAGATGagataagtaagtgctaagagacaagtaaccacaagtagagagatagggttaggaataaccgcaactccgagagacgaggatgtaagccgatgttcacttccttggagggaagatacgtcaccgtttagagaggtggatgttaccacgaaggcacaccaacgccacgaaggctcaccctattctctctttgagacaacaccacggaggcgtttctcaaccactagtggtagaccttggggtggtctccaaaccctcacaaacttttccgagggtaatcacaaaggtcgattcctctctggatgactcctaccgcctaggagtctccaacctccaa
It contains:
- the LOC119337565 gene encoding 12-oxophytodienoate reductase 7; this encodes MDRPAPDQRSTLFSPYQMRRFSLAHRVVLAPMTRCRAIGGLPGPALAEYYSQRSTQGGLLISEGTVVSPAGPGFPHVPGIYNQEQIDGWKKVVDAVHAKGGIFFCQLWHVGRASHQVYQPDGAAPISSTGKPISARWKILLPDGSYGTYPTPRRLATSEIPDIVEQYRQAAINAIKAGFDGIEIHGAHGYIIDQFLKDGINDRTDEYGGSLTNRCKFLLEVTRAVVSAIGAERTAVRVSPAIDHLDAYDSNPMQLGMAVVERVNALQQEAGQLAYLHVTQPRYAAYGQTESGPHGSAEEESRLMRTLRGAYQGTFMCSGGYTRELGLEAVESGDADLVSFGRLFISNPDLVERLRLNAGLNKYVRKTFYTPDPVVGYTDYPFLGKPKSRM